Proteins found in one Triticum aestivum cultivar Chinese Spring chromosome 4D, IWGSC CS RefSeq v2.1, whole genome shotgun sequence genomic segment:
- the LOC123100049 gene encoding zealexin A1 synthase-like: protein MNELPGPWQLPVIGSLHHLVGQLPHRAMRDLARRYGPVMLLRLGEVPTLVVSSREGAREVTKTHDLAFATRPLSATARVLTNGGRDIVFAPYGDHWHQVKKIAVFELLSARRVTSFRAVREEEVAAVLRDVAEAAVATRPVELRACLSALGIDITVRAIMGDRFKERDVFLHALDRSTKLVAGFNPPDLWPSSRFAGYLSGAVRSAKECRDIGNGILDAIIKERLERTMEGGGGQKNEDLLDVLLSMHKEGKLDMDAVKYVIFDLFSAGSETTTLEWAFAELMRNPKVMHKATAEVRRAFRAQGTVAEHRLNELPYMHLVIREALRLHMPTPLLLPRECREPCQVLGYDVPQGTQLLVNVWALGRDKRYWPDGPEEFRPERFEDEDAVDFKGNDFSFLPFGAGRRMCPAMAFGLANIELALASLLFHFD from the exons ATGAACGAGCTGCCGGGGCCGTGGCAGCTGCCGGTGATCGGAAGCCTGCACCACCTCGTCGGGCAGCTCCCCCACCGCGCGATGCGTGACCTAGCGCGGCGCTACGGGCCGGTCATGCTCCTCCGGCTCGGCGAGGTGCCCACGCTGGTGGTGTCGTCCCGGGAGGGTGCCCGTGAGGTGACGAAGACCCACGACTTGGCGTTTGCGACGCGGCCTCTGAGCGCCACAGCGCGTGTGCTCACCAACGGCGGCCGGGACATTGTGTTCGCACCGTACGGTGACCACTGGCACCAGGTTAAGAAGATCGCCGTCTTCGAGCTCTTATCGGCGCGGCGCGTCACGTCCTTCCGCGCCGTCCGcgaggaggaggtcgccgccgTGCTCCGCGATGTCGCCGAGGCCGCGGTGGCCACGCGCCCCGTGGAGCTGCGCGCGTGCCTCTCCGCGCTCGGCATCGACATCACGGTCCGCGCCATCATGGGTGACCGGTTCAAGGAGCGCGATGTGTTCCTCCACGCGCTCGACCGCTCCACGAAGCTCGTGGCGGGGTTCAACCCGCCGGACCTGTGGCCGTCGTCCCGGTTTGCCGGCTATCTCAGCGGGGCCGTGCGCAGCGCCAAGGAGTGCCGTGACATCGGGAACGGCATCCTCGACGCCATCATCAAGGAGCGGCTCGAGAGGACGATGGAAGGTGGCGGAGGCCAGAAGAACGAGGACTTGCTCGACGTGCTGCTAAGCATGCACAAGGAGGGCAAGCTCGACATGGACGCCGTCAAATACGTCATCTTC GACCTATTCAGCGCCGGCAGCGAGACAACTACGCTAGAGTGGGCATTCGCAGAGCTGATGAGGAACCCAAAGGTGATGCACAAGGCAACCGCCGAGGTTCGGCGAGCCTTCAGGGCCCAAGGCACCGTAGCGGAGCACCGCCTCAACGAGCTCCCGTACATGCACCTGGTCATTCGGGAGGCGCTGCGGCTGCACATGCCCACGCCGTTGCTCCTCCCGCGGGAGTGCCGGGAGCCATGCCAGGTGCTCGGGTATGACGTGCCGCAGGGCACGCAGCTGCTAGTCAACGTCTGGGCACTGGGCCGTGACAAGCGGTACTGGCCTGACGGGCCGGAGGAGTTTCGGCCGGAGCGGTTCGAGGACGAGGATGCTGTGGACTTTAAGGGTAACGACTTCTCTTTTCTGCCGTTCGGCGCAGGCCGGAGGATGTGCCCTGCCATGGCATTCGGCCTCGCCAACATCGAGCTCGCACTCGCGAGCCTGCTGTTCCACTTCGACTAG